In the Micropterus dolomieu isolate WLL.071019.BEF.003 ecotype Adirondacks unplaced genomic scaffold, ASM2129224v1 contig_8905, whole genome shotgun sequence genome, GAGTCAACGTCTCGTGAACTGATCAAAGCCACAACTGTGCCACTTGGTGCGTCCTCGCGTACAGGACTGGGTTTTGAAGTAAGCACAATTTCTGGAGCATTATCATTTATGTCCTCTATGTCCAACTGTACACGACAGTGGCCCTCCATTTCTGGAGTGCCTTTGTCTTTAGCAGTTATATCGATGAGGTATGATTTAGAAGTCTCATAATCTAATGCTCCTTTTAATACAATTTCTCCTGTGATATCATTGATTTCAAATGTTGATAGCACAAAGTCTGGAGTGCGGGACCCGAAAGAATATTTAACTTCACCATTGAGACCATCATCGGCATCTGTAGCTGTCAGTTTAATCACAAATGTTCCTTTGGTGCTGTTCTCTTTTAAAGACACTTTGTACTCGTTTTCATTGAATAATGGAAAATTGTCGTTATTATCAAGTACTGTAATGATAATCTTACAGGTTCCCGATTTGACCGGGTTTCCCCCGTCTAATGCTGTCAGCAGCAGCTGATGGAGTGCATTCTTTTCCCGGTCTAATGGCTTTTCTAACACTAGTTCTGGGACAGCTTTACCATTTTTAGTGTCTTTAAATTTTAGAGAAAAATACTCGTTTTTGCTTAGAGAGTAAGTTTTCAAAGAATTGCTTCCAACATCAGGGTCCTCCGCGCTCTCTAGAGGAAAGCGTTTGCCAATTGCAACTGATTCTGGTATTTTAAGATTAATCTCCTGTGTAAGAAAACTAGGAGAATTGTCATTTGTGTCTCTTATTTCCACTTCAATTCGATGCGACTGCAAAGGATTTTCAACAACTACTTGCAGAGGTAGAACACAGCTGGCGCTTTGTCCGCATAAAGCCTCTCTGTCTATTCTGTCATTCACCACCAGCTCGCCCTTCCCCGCATCCACACTGAAATACTGCTCACCAGCCTCAGAGGCGACACGCATCTTGCGGTCAAACATGTCTGTTAGTCCCAAACCAAGATCTTTGGCTAGATTTCCTACCACAGAGCCCTGTTTCAGTTCTTCCGGAATGCTGTAACGTGTTTGTCCGTTTATTGTACTCCACAATAGAAAGAAATGATGCCACCAAAGCGCCTGCCATCTCCAGTCTCGGTATCCCATTCTCTTTGTTATCCTTGGTCCGTTACAACACATTAATTCCAATCGAGATCATGTTTATAACGATGTTGGAATCCATGATGGTAGATAATATCCCCAAAGAAACATTTCCACAATGTTTGAGCATGACTGTAAGCTAAAGTTCTTATGTTTAAATCTTAGAAAATGTGAGCTCATAGCTGTCTCCCTCCTCCAGCCCTTTGCATTCAAAGTGTTACAGCGGTAAGGCTGCATGGGGGCAGGGACTAGATTGCTTTGTACAGTTCTGAATCCTATTGGTGCACAACATCCATTTCCACCATCCAATGAGAGGGAAACTGATCGACACTCTTAAAGTGACAGCATCTATACCCTTTGTAAGCTTTCATGTGGAATGATGATGACAAATATTACTGAATGTCAAATACATGAGAAAGCCTCATAGGTGTCAAACATAGAAGATACATGAAAAACACTTTCCCATCAATGCCCCAAAgtaatttaaaagataaaattaaatttttcatcACAGATACTGTGGAcgcaacaaaaataataaacaatcatctaaagtaaatataactgcataaagtaaataaatcGACACTGTTCTGACGTTACATGATCCTGGCTAAATTTCACAGTCGCTGTCCAGTCTCATGGTgctgaattgttaaaatgagtGTGCACACTACATTGATGCATGTCACTATTTTAACCGTCTCTGAATACATTTATTGCAAAGTGCTTAGATTTTCTCACATTCAAATCAAATCTAAAAAAGACATTGCGAAATCTAACGACGAAAACAGACAGGAAAGAGGGCAAACAGGCAGACCAACCGACCCATGGCctactgcagacagacagacagatatatATCTTTAGTTTGCACAGTTGATTGACTATCACAACAAACTATGCTATGATCGAGTATGTCCTGTAATACATAAACATAGCAATGTTTTCTTTCAATTATTAAGATCAATGGTTGTTTTCTGCTCACCTGCTGGCTCTCAAAGGTCCAGGTGCTGTCGGGTAAAGACGCATCCAGGACACTGATCACCTCCTTAAAGTCAGTGGTGCTGCTGGGTTTAATCAAAGTGAAATCACTGTACTCTGACATCGGAGACATACAGGACCTGAAGGACTGACTCTGAGACAACATGTCTCCTCCCAGGACCTCCACGTACTTTATAGGTCCGTCAGTATTGAGTTGTATCTGCAGGTTTCTGTTGGGGTTCTTGTAATCATCACAGTCGCTCCGTCTCGTGCAGCAACTACCGCTGCTTCTGCTGTTCCTGATGCATTTAACCGCTAAGATGAGAAAAGTCAGCAGAGACAGCACGGACACCGAGGCCAGAGAGAGAATCAGATAAAGGGTGATTCTCCCAGTTTTCTTGCTTGGCTCGGCCGCTTTCTGTCGGAGGTCTAAGATGGGCTCATGGAGGCCGTCCTCCA is a window encoding:
- the LOC123965227 gene encoding protocadherin gamma-C5-like, giving the protein MCCNGPRITKRMGYRDWRWQALWWHHFFLLWSTINGQTRYSIPEELKQGSVVGNLAKDLGLGLTDMFDRKMRVASEAGEQYFSVDAGKGELVVNDRIDREALCGQSASCVLPLQVVVENPLQSHRIEVEIRDTNDNSPSFLTQEINLKIPESVAIGKRFPLESAEDPDVGSNSLKTYSLSKNEYFSLKFKDTKNGKAVPELVLEKPLDREKNALHQLLLTALDGGNPVKSGTCKIIITVLDNNDNFPLFNENEYKVSLKENSTKGTFVIKLTATDADDGLNGEVKYSFGSRTPDFVLSTFEINDITGEIVLKGALDYETSKSYLIDITAKDKGTPEMEGHCRVQLDIEDINDNAPEIVLTSKPSPVREDAPSGTVVALISSRDVDSGDNGKVKLQLPKRSPFTLKPSFSNNYELVTSGALDRESFSEYNIEITATDSGSPPLSSKKIIPVSITDVNDNPPVFTQPSYNVYLKENGVPGSILYSVSASDLDFGENAKISYSILDSKVQDVSVSSYVYINSDNGSIYSMHSFDYEKLKVFQIQVQAKDQGSPSLSSNATVHVFILDQNDNAPAVIYPSSAALGSLSHQRMPRSAKAGHLVTKVTAVDADSGHNAWISYRLAEATDASLFTVNLYTGEVRTKRAASEQDDSSQRLLIEIKDDGEPVQSSTVTVS